In Stutzerimonas stutzeri, a genomic segment contains:
- a CDS encoding IclR family transcriptional regulator: protein MRSTPREKGSSITRVLEIIEAVAGATEPLTPSVLADKLDIPKASAHRLVQTLEKEGFLQFGLRGGLLPGDRLHATAVNILGSGRHKALRQAVLRQLSDEIGETCGLSVPDGLDMLYFDRVQTNWPLQINLPIGSHTPLWCTASGKLYLASLPDDQLERILPRLPIRQLARNTLTDLSALRDDLVRIREEDLAIDSEEFIDGMVACAVPVRDARGELSACLFTHAPVIRCTMAQLLSFVPRLRAAAKELEAIVSG, encoded by the coding sequence ATGCGCAGTACCCCGCGTGAAAAAGGTTCATCCATCACCCGCGTGCTGGAAATCATTGAAGCCGTAGCCGGCGCAACGGAGCCGCTGACGCCCAGTGTGCTGGCGGACAAGCTGGATATTCCCAAGGCCAGCGCCCACCGGCTGGTGCAGACGCTGGAGAAAGAAGGCTTTTTGCAGTTCGGCCTGCGGGGCGGGCTGCTACCGGGCGATCGGCTGCACGCGACGGCAGTGAATATCCTGGGCAGCGGCCGGCACAAGGCCCTGCGCCAGGCGGTCCTGCGACAGCTGTCTGATGAGATCGGCGAAACCTGCGGCCTGTCGGTGCCTGATGGCCTGGACATGCTCTATTTCGATCGTGTGCAGACCAACTGGCCACTGCAGATCAACCTGCCCATCGGCAGCCACACGCCGCTCTGGTGCACCGCCAGCGGCAAACTGTATCTCGCCTCGCTGCCTGACGACCAGCTGGAGCGCATCCTGCCGCGCCTGCCGATCCGGCAGCTGGCGCGCAACACCCTGACCGACCTCAGCGCTCTGCGTGATGACTTGGTACGGATCCGCGAAGAAGACCTCGCCATCGATTCGGAGGAGTTCATCGACGGCATGGTTGCCTGCGCCGTGCCCGTGCGCGATGCCCGCGGGGAGCTGAGCGCCTGCCTGTTCACCCACGCCCCGGTGATTCGTTGCACCATGGCGCAACTCCTCAGCTTCGTGCCGCGCCTGCGCGCAGCGGCGAAGGAGTTGGAGGCGATCGTCAGTGGTTGA
- the rep gene encoding DNA helicase Rep — MSRLNPRQQEAVNYVGGPMLVLAGAGSGKTSVITRKIAYLIQQCGIRAQYIVAVTFTNKAAREMKERVSSLLRGGEGRGLTVSTFHNLGLNIIRKEYAKLGYKPGFSIFDEGDIKALLTDIMQKEYAGDDGVDEIKGYIGNWKNDLILPEEALENARNPKEQTAAIVYTHYQRTLKAYNAVDFDDLIMQPVKLFQNHPEVLEKWRNKVRYMLVDEYQDTNASQYLLVKLLVQERAHFTVVGDDDQSIYAWRGARPENLMQLKEDFPSLKVVMLEQNYRSTSRILKCANVLIANNPHAFEKQLWSEMGHGDAIRVIRCRNEEAEAERVAMEILTLHLKTERPYSDFAILYRGNYQAKLIELKLQHHQIPYRLSGGTSFFARQEVKDLMSYFRLLVNPDDDNAFLRVINVPRREIGSTTLEKLGNYATERKISMYNACDEMGLGEHLDSRFTDRLSRFKRYMDNLRQQCAQNDPIAALRSMVMDIDYETWVRAQTSSDKAADFRMGNVWFLIDALKNTLEKDEEGGMTIEEAIAKLVLRDMLERQQEEEEGAEGVQMMTLHASKGLEFPYVFILGMEEEILPHRSSIEADTIEEERRLAYVGITRARQNLAMTFAAKRKQYGEIIECMPSRFLDELPQEDLEWEGGEDAPVEVKAARGNDALAAMRAMLKK, encoded by the coding sequence ATGTCCCGACTCAACCCCCGGCAGCAGGAAGCCGTGAACTACGTCGGCGGCCCCATGCTGGTGCTCGCCGGTGCCGGCTCCGGCAAGACCAGCGTGATCACCCGCAAGATCGCCTACCTGATCCAGCAGTGCGGTATCCGCGCGCAATACATCGTCGCCGTGACTTTCACCAACAAGGCCGCCCGCGAGATGAAGGAGCGCGTCAGCAGCCTGCTGCGCGGCGGCGAAGGGCGCGGCCTGACGGTCTCGACCTTTCACAACCTCGGCCTGAACATCATTCGCAAGGAATACGCCAAGCTCGGCTACAAGCCCGGCTTTTCGATCTTCGACGAGGGCGACATAAAGGCGCTGCTGACCGACATCATGCAAAAGGAATACGCCGGCGATGACGGCGTCGACGAGATCAAAGGTTATATCGGCAACTGGAAGAACGACCTGATCCTGCCGGAAGAGGCGCTGGAAAACGCGCGCAACCCGAAGGAACAGACGGCCGCCATCGTCTACACCCACTACCAGCGCACGCTCAAAGCGTACAACGCCGTGGACTTCGACGACCTCATCATGCAGCCGGTCAAGCTGTTCCAGAATCATCCCGAGGTGCTGGAAAAGTGGCGCAACAAGGTCCGCTACATGCTGGTGGACGAGTACCAGGACACCAACGCCAGCCAGTACCTGCTGGTCAAGCTGCTGGTGCAGGAGCGCGCGCACTTCACTGTGGTGGGAGATGACGACCAGTCGATCTACGCCTGGCGCGGCGCACGTCCGGAAAACCTGATGCAGCTGAAGGAGGACTTCCCCTCGCTGAAGGTGGTGATGCTCGAACAGAACTACCGCTCCACCAGCCGCATCCTCAAGTGCGCAAACGTGCTGATCGCCAACAACCCGCACGCCTTCGAGAAGCAGTTGTGGTCCGAAATGGGGCATGGCGACGCGATACGGGTGATCCGCTGTCGCAACGAGGAAGCCGAGGCCGAGCGCGTGGCGATGGAAATCCTCACGCTGCATCTCAAGACCGAGCGGCCCTACAGCGATTTCGCCATCCTCTACCGTGGCAACTACCAGGCCAAGCTGATCGAGCTGAAGCTGCAACACCACCAGATTCCCTATCGCCTCTCCGGCGGCACCAGCTTCTTTGCGCGGCAGGAAGTGAAGGACCTGATGAGCTACTTCCGCCTGCTGGTCAATCCGGACGATGACAACGCCTTCCTGCGCGTGATCAACGTGCCGCGCCGGGAGATCGGCTCGACAACCTTGGAAAAGCTCGGCAACTACGCCACCGAACGCAAGATCTCGATGTACAACGCCTGCGACGAAATGGGCCTCGGCGAGCATCTGGACAGCCGCTTCACCGATCGCCTGTCGCGCTTCAAGCGCTACATGGACAACCTGCGCCAGCAGTGCGCGCAGAACGACCCGATCGCCGCGCTGCGCAGCATGGTCATGGACATCGACTACGAGACCTGGGTGCGCGCTCAGACCTCCAGCGACAAGGCCGCGGACTTTCGAATGGGTAACGTCTGGTTTCTCATCGACGCCCTGAAAAACACCCTGGAGAAAGACGAAGAAGGCGGCATGACCATCGAGGAAGCCATCGCCAAACTGGTGCTGCGCGACATGCTCGAGCGCCAGCAGGAAGAGGAAGAAGGCGCCGAGGGCGTGCAAATGATGACCCTGCATGCGTCCAAGGGTCTGGAGTTTCCCTACGTGTTCATCCTCGGTATGGAGGAGGAAATCCTCCCGCACCGATCCAGCATCGAAGCCGACACCATCGAGGAAGAGCGCCGCCTGGCCTACGTGGGCATCACCCGTGCTCGGCAGAACCTGGCCATGACCTTTGCCGCGAAGCGCAAGCAGTACGGCGAGATCATCGAATGCATGCCCAGCCGCTTCCTCGACGAACTGCCGCAGGAAGACTTGGAATGGGAAGGTGGAGAAGACGCACCAGTGGAGGTCAAAGCCGCTCGCGGCAACGATGCGCTGGCCGCAATGCGGGCGATGTTGAAGAAATAG
- a CDS encoding putative bifunctional diguanylate cyclase/phosphodiesterase, whose product MRLVLLADEPEWGERLHTALVALRSRHLLLVADDWPTAAAHPAEAGHVVLLTTPRRRPASGRFPGVTILLLDEEPDETPEGVVDWLVGSQFSADVLRRSLRYARERCALHAALQRLAEQDPLTGIVNRQGFQALLAGELAEHDGEGLALGLLDLDNFRRVNDTLGHQAGDGLILQVVARLKAQLEVGDRIARLGGDEFGLLLDTGRHAGRAEQLADRVVEALAEPYWLDGESLMLGCSLGLAHAKADTDADQLLWMAQVAMRHAKARQGCTWYLYNERINRSASSLADLEGELRRALRRDDLELHYQPRLCTETGRIVGLEALVRWPHASRGLLAPDEFIPMAEESGLIVPLGYWVISRALRDMQSLREKGSGELHMAVNLSFRQFQDSQLLVTLQRLIEERGVDPHWLEFELTETAVMRRSDQVSGTMSALAELGVRFSLDDFGTGFSSFVHLSRLPISLLKIDKSFVDGVTAKGDNSLVQAMIGLAHDLGLEVVAEGVERIGQLKLLERFGANQIQGYLISKPLPLAELESFLAQGRQAHAGV is encoded by the coding sequence ATGCGTCTGGTTCTGCTGGCTGACGAGCCCGAGTGGGGCGAACGCCTGCACACTGCGCTGGTTGCTTTGCGCAGCCGACACCTGCTGCTGGTCGCTGACGACTGGCCCACCGCCGCTGCGCATCCGGCCGAGGCGGGCCACGTTGTGCTGCTCACCACGCCACGCCGCCGTCCGGCTTCGGGCCGGTTCCCCGGGGTCACCATTCTCTTGCTCGATGAAGAGCCGGACGAGACGCCCGAAGGTGTCGTCGACTGGCTGGTCGGTTCGCAGTTCAGCGCCGATGTGTTGCGCCGCAGCCTGCGCTATGCACGTGAACGGTGCGCGCTGCATGCTGCCCTGCAGCGCCTGGCCGAGCAGGATCCGCTGACAGGCATCGTCAACCGGCAGGGTTTTCAAGCGCTGCTTGCGGGAGAACTGGCTGAGCATGACGGTGAGGGGTTGGCTCTGGGGCTTCTGGATCTGGACAATTTTCGCCGGGTCAACGATACGCTGGGGCATCAGGCTGGTGACGGGCTGATCCTGCAAGTGGTGGCGCGATTGAAGGCGCAGCTGGAAGTCGGTGATCGGATTGCCCGGCTGGGTGGTGACGAGTTCGGCCTGCTGCTCGATACCGGACGCCATGCCGGACGCGCCGAGCAGCTAGCCGATCGAGTGGTGGAAGCCCTGGCCGAGCCTTACTGGCTCGATGGCGAAAGTCTGATGCTCGGCTGCAGCCTTGGGCTGGCCCATGCCAAGGCCGACACCGATGCCGATCAGCTGTTGTGGATGGCGCAGGTTGCCATGCGTCATGCCAAGGCGAGGCAAGGGTGCACTTGGTATCTCTACAACGAGCGGATCAACCGCAGCGCCAGCAGCTTGGCCGATCTGGAGGGTGAGCTGCGCCGTGCGCTACGTCGAGATGACTTGGAGCTGCATTATCAGCCGCGGTTGTGCACGGAGACCGGCCGCATCGTCGGGCTGGAAGCGCTCGTGCGCTGGCCGCATGCCTCGCGCGGCCTGCTGGCGCCAGATGAGTTCATCCCCATGGCGGAGGAGAGCGGGCTGATCGTGCCGCTGGGCTATTGGGTCATTTCGCGGGCGCTTCGCGACATGCAGAGCCTGCGGGAAAAAGGCTCCGGCGAGCTGCACATGGCGGTCAACCTGTCGTTCCGGCAGTTTCAGGACAGCCAACTGCTGGTCACCCTGCAGCGGCTGATCGAAGAGCGCGGGGTGGACCCGCACTGGCTCGAATTCGAACTCACCGAAACCGCGGTGATGCGCCGCAGCGATCAGGTCAGCGGCACCATGAGTGCATTGGCGGAGCTGGGTGTGCGCTTTTCGCTGGACGACTTCGGCACCGGGTTTTCGTCGTTCGTGCACCTGAGCCGGCTACCCATCAGCCTGTTGAAGATCGACAAGAGCTTCGTCGACGGCGTAACGGCCAAGGGGGACAACAGCCTGGTGCAAGCCATGATCGGCCTGGCTCATGACCTGGGCTTGGAAGTGGTTGCCGAAGGCGTAGAACGGATCGGTCAGCTGAAGCTACTGGAGCGCTTCGGCGCCAACCAGATTCAGGGTTATCTGATCAGCAAGCCCCTGCCACTGGCGGAACTGGAGAGCTTTCTGGCGCAAGGGCGCCAGGCCCACGCCGGCGTTTGA
- a CDS encoding BCCT family transporter, whose translation MEANKSSPSTLNPPVFYGSAVIILLLVIYSVSVPEHAQGVFSNVQAWIIANVSWLYILAVAIILLMVVLLALSRYGEIKLGPDHSEPDYSYLTWFSMLFSAGMGIGLMFFGVAEPVMHFLSPPVGEGGTVDAAREAMKITFFHWGLHAWAIYAIVAMILAYFSFRQGLPLTLRSALYPLIGDRIHGPIGHAVDIFAIIGTVLGVATSLGLGVTQINTGLNHLYGLPISVPVQIALIAGTTVLATISVVTGLDKGVRRLSELNLTLAALLLLLVLIAGPTVFILQTFVQNTGNYFAQIVTATFNLYAYEPNDWIGGWTLFYWGWWLAWSPFVGLFIARISRGRTIREFVTGVLLVPTAFTLLWMTVFGDTAIHMILWDHVTSLGEAIERDSSLALFAFLEHFPFASLLSLIAIIMVVVFFVTSADSGALVVDMLASGGEGQTPVWQRVFWAGSMGAVAIALLLADGLTALQTATIASALPFTLVLLCAMWGLLKALRVDATKQGLRYQTISTTPTAPQEGGWRRRVQNLTKYPRRHDVERFISEIASPACAAVAEELRKQGYGVELTSDEDNRTGLQITHEGAPDFIYQIRPRGYPMPSFVATESDGDEPTYYRAEVHLKEGGQNYDVMGWSRDGVIGDILDQYEKHMHFLHMVR comes from the coding sequence ATGGAGGCCAACAAGTCTTCTCCGTCCACTCTCAACCCCCCGGTTTTCTACGGCTCCGCCGTTATCATCCTGTTACTGGTGATCTACAGCGTCTCTGTCCCGGAGCACGCTCAAGGTGTGTTCAGTAACGTCCAGGCCTGGATCATCGCCAACGTCAGTTGGCTGTACATCCTTGCCGTAGCCATCATCCTGCTGATGGTCGTCCTGCTGGCGCTCAGCCGGTATGGCGAGATCAAACTGGGCCCTGATCATAGCGAGCCGGACTACAGTTACCTGACGTGGTTCTCGATGCTATTCTCCGCCGGCATGGGCATCGGCCTGATGTTCTTCGGCGTTGCCGAGCCGGTGATGCATTTTCTCTCGCCACCCGTTGGCGAAGGCGGCACCGTCGATGCCGCACGCGAAGCCATGAAGATCACCTTTTTCCACTGGGGTCTGCATGCCTGGGCCATCTACGCCATTGTTGCGATGATTCTGGCCTACTTCAGTTTTCGCCAGGGCCTGCCGCTGACGCTGCGCTCGGCCTTGTACCCATTGATTGGTGACCGAATCCACGGCCCTATTGGCCATGCGGTGGATATCTTCGCCATCATCGGTACCGTGCTCGGCGTCGCCACGTCATTGGGCCTGGGCGTCACCCAGATCAATACCGGCCTGAATCATCTGTATGGGCTACCCATCTCGGTGCCGGTGCAGATCGCGCTGATCGCCGGCACGACCGTCCTGGCCACCATCTCGGTGGTCACCGGACTGGACAAGGGCGTACGCCGGCTGTCCGAACTGAACCTGACGCTGGCAGCGCTGTTGCTGCTACTGGTCCTGATCGCCGGACCGACCGTGTTCATCCTGCAGACTTTCGTGCAGAACACCGGCAACTATTTCGCGCAGATCGTCACCGCCACGTTCAACCTCTACGCCTACGAGCCGAACGACTGGATCGGCGGCTGGACACTGTTCTACTGGGGCTGGTGGCTGGCCTGGTCGCCCTTCGTCGGCCTGTTCATCGCCCGGATCTCGCGTGGTCGTACCATCCGTGAATTCGTCACCGGCGTGTTGCTGGTGCCAACGGCATTCACCCTGCTGTGGATGACCGTGTTCGGCGATACCGCGATCCACATGATTCTCTGGGATCACGTCACCAGTCTGGGTGAAGCCATCGAGCGAGACAGTTCACTGGCATTGTTCGCATTCCTCGAGCATTTCCCCTTTGCGTCGTTGCTGTCACTGATCGCAATCATCATGGTGGTGGTGTTCTTCGTCACTTCAGCGGACTCCGGTGCGCTGGTGGTGGACATGCTCGCCTCCGGCGGCGAAGGCCAGACGCCGGTCTGGCAGCGCGTGTTCTGGGCCGGATCCATGGGCGCGGTAGCCATCGCGCTGCTGCTCGCCGACGGCCTGACGGCCTTGCAGACCGCCACGATTGCCAGTGCGCTGCCCTTCACCCTGGTGCTGCTCTGTGCCATGTGGGGTTTGCTCAAGGCGCTGCGCGTCGATGCCACCAAGCAAGGCCTGCGCTATCAAACAATCAGCACCACGCCTACAGCTCCCCAGGAGGGTGGATGGCGCCGGCGAGTGCAGAACCTGACCAAGTATCCGCGCCGTCATGACGTAGAGCGTTTCATCAGTGAAATTGCGAGCCCCGCTTGTGCAGCTGTAGCAGAAGAGTTGCGCAAGCAGGGGTACGGCGTTGAGCTGACTTCCGACGAGGACAACCGTACCGGGCTGCAGATCACCCACGAGGGCGCGCCCGATTTCATCTACCAGATTCGGCCACGCGGCTATCCAATGCCCAGTTTCGTCGCCACCGAAAGCGACGGCGACGAGCCCACCTATTACCGCGCTGAGGTTCACCTCAAAGAGGGCGGACAGAACTACGACGTAATGGGCTGGAGCCGTGACGGCGTCATCGGCGACATTCTGGACCAGTACGAGAAGCACATGCACTTTCTTCACATGGTGCGGTAA
- a CDS encoding YifB family Mg chelatase-like AAA ATPase, whose protein sequence is MSLAIVHSRAQVGVEAPTVTVEAHLANGLPSLALVGLPETAVKESKDRVRSAILTSGFDFPARRITLNLAPADLPKDGGRFDLAIALGILAASGQIPADRLDSLECLGELALSGALRPVQGVLPAALAARHAGRALLVPRANAEEASLASGLVVYAADHLLEVAAHFNGVTPLEPFQAQGLLRQVLPYPDLADVQGQAAAKRGLLVAAAGAHNLLFSGPPGTGKTLLASRLPGLLPPLEEQEALEVAAIQSVASQSPLAHWPQRPFRQPHHSASGPALVGGGSRPRPGEITLAHQGVLFLDELPEFDRKVLEVLREPLESGCIVIARARDKVRFPARFQLVAAMNPCPCGYLGDPSGRCRCSPDQIQRYRGKLSGPLLDRIDLHLTVAREATALNAPIASNETTRLVAEQVAAARRIQLRRQGCANAFLDLAGLRDHCQLQPDDQLWLERACERLGLSLRAAHRLLKVARTLADLQQAAFIGRPHLAEALQYRPGSQTG, encoded by the coding sequence ATGTCCCTTGCCATAGTTCATAGCCGCGCCCAGGTTGGCGTGGAAGCGCCCACCGTCACGGTGGAGGCGCACCTCGCCAATGGCCTGCCTTCCTTGGCATTGGTCGGTCTCCCGGAAACCGCCGTGAAGGAGAGCAAGGACCGCGTACGCAGCGCGATCCTGACCTCCGGCTTCGATTTTCCCGCTCGCCGCATCACCTTGAACCTTGCGCCTGCCGATTTACCAAAAGACGGTGGCCGCTTCGATCTGGCCATCGCGTTGGGCATTCTTGCGGCAAGCGGCCAGATACCGGCAGACCGCCTCGATAGCCTGGAATGCCTAGGGGAACTCGCGTTGTCTGGAGCGTTACGCCCGGTCCAGGGCGTCTTGCCTGCCGCATTGGCGGCGCGGCATGCCGGGCGCGCTCTGCTGGTGCCACGAGCCAATGCCGAGGAAGCCAGCCTGGCTTCAGGGTTGGTGGTCTACGCCGCCGACCACCTGCTGGAAGTTGCGGCACACTTCAATGGCGTCACACCACTCGAGCCCTTTCAGGCTCAAGGGCTGTTGCGCCAGGTACTGCCCTATCCGGATCTCGCCGATGTTCAGGGCCAAGCAGCGGCCAAACGAGGCCTTCTGGTGGCTGCAGCGGGTGCTCATAATCTGTTGTTCTCCGGTCCACCCGGCACCGGCAAAACCTTGCTCGCCAGCCGACTGCCCGGCTTGCTTCCGCCGCTCGAAGAGCAGGAAGCTCTCGAGGTGGCTGCAATTCAATCCGTCGCCAGCCAATCGCCGCTTGCACATTGGCCACAACGCCCGTTTCGACAGCCCCATCACAGTGCATCTGGCCCGGCACTGGTCGGCGGAGGGAGTCGGCCCAGGCCCGGCGAGATCACGTTGGCTCATCAGGGCGTCCTGTTCCTCGACGAGCTGCCGGAATTTGATCGCAAAGTATTGGAAGTGCTTCGCGAGCCGCTTGAGTCAGGTTGCATCGTCATTGCCCGAGCCCGAGACAAAGTACGTTTCCCTGCAAGGTTCCAGTTGGTTGCCGCGATGAATCCATGCCCCTGTGGATATCTGGGCGACCCCAGCGGGCGATGCCGCTGCTCACCTGATCAGATTCAGCGTTACCGGGGCAAGCTGTCCGGTCCACTGCTGGATCGCATCGATCTGCATCTGACGGTCGCCCGTGAAGCCACGGCGCTGAACGCACCAATAGCCAGCAATGAAACCACGCGACTGGTTGCCGAACAGGTGGCTGCGGCGCGACGCATCCAGCTGCGGCGCCAAGGTTGCGCCAATGCCTTCCTCGACCTTGCAGGACTGCGCGATCACTGCCAACTGCAACCGGACGATCAGCTGTGGCTAGAGCGTGCCTGTGAGCGCCTCGGTCTTTCGCTGCGAGCCGCGCACCGCCTTCTTAAGGTGGCTCGCACACTGGCGGATCTTCAGCAGGCGGCGTTCATTGGACGTCCACACCTGGCCGAGGCTCTGCAGTACCGCCCCGGCAGCCAAACCGGCTGA
- a CDS encoding accessory factor UbiK family protein codes for MFPPKAFLDAIGSQASRLFNGETPLPRPEIEAQLKGIVQGALSKLDVVSRDEFDSQMVVLARTRARLEALEAKVAELEERLVPPAAE; via the coding sequence ATGTTTCCACCCAAAGCTTTTCTCGATGCCATCGGTTCCCAGGCTTCGCGCCTGTTCAACGGTGAAACGCCACTGCCCCGCCCTGAAATCGAAGCCCAGCTGAAAGGGATCGTGCAGGGTGCACTGAGCAAGCTGGATGTCGTCAGCCGTGACGAATTCGACAGCCAGATGGTCGTCCTGGCCCGCACCCGGGCGCGTCTCGAAGCGCTCGAAGCCAAGGTCGCCGAGCTGGAAGAAAGACTGGTGCCCCCCGCCGCCGAATAA
- the glnK gene encoding P-II family nitrogen regulator: MKLVTAIIKPFKLDDVRESLSEIGVQGITVTEVKGFGRQKGHTELYRGAEYVVDFLPKVKIDVAIADDQLDRVIEAITKAANTGKIGDGKIFVVNLEQAIRIRTGETDTDAI; this comes from the coding sequence ATGAAACTAGTCACTGCCATCATCAAGCCGTTCAAGCTGGACGACGTACGCGAGTCGCTGTCCGAGATCGGCGTTCAGGGCATCACAGTCACCGAGGTCAAGGGTTTCGGGCGCCAGAAAGGCCATACCGAGCTGTATCGCGGTGCTGAGTACGTGGTGGATTTTCTACCGAAAGTGAAGATCGATGTGGCGATTGCCGACGATCAACTCGATCGCGTGATCGAGGCCATTACCAAGGCGGCTAACACGGGCAAGATCGGCGACGGCAAGATCTTTGTCGTGAATCTGGAACAGGCTATCCGCATCCGGACAGGCGAAACCGATACAGACGCAATCTGA
- a CDS encoding ammonium transporter yields the protein MTLRKFAGLGALLSLISPGIAMAQEATLDSGDTAWMLTATALVLFMTIPGLALFYGGMVRSKNILSVMMQCFAITGLMSILWMVYGYSLAFDTAGMEAGVTNLNSFVGGLGRAFLSGLTPDSLTGTVPESVFITFQMTFAIITPALIVGAFAERMKFSAMLVFMGVWFTLVYAPIAHMVWGGDGGLLWDWGVLDFAGGTVVHINAGVAGLVACLVLGKRKGFPTTPMAPHNLGLTLVGAAMLWIGWFGFNAGSSLASNGTAGMAMLVTQIATAAAALAWMFAEWLTHGKPSALGIASGVVAGLVAITPAAGTVGPMGALIIGLASGVICFFCATSLKRKLGYDDSLDAFGVHGVGGIVGALLTGVFAAPALGGFGEVDNIALQLWIQFKGVVFTVVYTAIVTFVILKVIDMVMGLRVSEEEETIGLDLSLHNERGYNL from the coding sequence ATGACTCTGCGAAAGTTCGCAGGGCTAGGAGCCCTTTTGTCTCTAATCAGCCCCGGCATCGCCATGGCGCAGGAGGCAACGCTTGATTCAGGTGACACGGCATGGATGCTAACCGCCACTGCGCTGGTGCTGTTCATGACGATTCCGGGTCTGGCGCTGTTCTACGGCGGCATGGTCCGTTCGAAGAACATTCTGTCGGTCATGATGCAGTGCTTCGCCATCACCGGCCTGATGAGCATCCTCTGGATGGTCTACGGCTACAGCCTGGCATTCGACACGGCGGGCATGGAAGCAGGCGTTACCAACCTCAACTCCTTCGTCGGCGGTCTGGGTCGCGCTTTCCTTAGCGGCCTGACGCCTGACAGTCTCACCGGCACCGTTCCGGAGAGCGTCTTTATCACCTTCCAGATGACCTTTGCGATCATCACCCCGGCGCTGATCGTCGGTGCCTTCGCCGAGCGTATGAAGTTCTCCGCGATGCTGGTGTTCATGGGCGTCTGGTTCACCCTGGTGTACGCGCCGATCGCGCATATGGTCTGGGGCGGCGACGGCGGTTTGCTGTGGGACTGGGGCGTGCTCGACTTCGCTGGCGGCACCGTGGTGCACATCAACGCCGGGGTTGCCGGGCTGGTGGCGTGCCTAGTACTGGGCAAACGCAAGGGCTTCCCGACTACGCCGATGGCGCCACACAACCTGGGGCTGACCCTGGTGGGTGCGGCCATGCTCTGGATCGGCTGGTTCGGCTTCAACGCCGGTTCCTCGCTAGCGTCCAACGGCACTGCCGGCATGGCCATGCTGGTCACCCAGATCGCGACGGCTGCCGCGGCACTGGCCTGGATGTTCGCCGAGTGGCTGACTCACGGCAAACCCAGCGCACTGGGCATTGCATCGGGCGTGGTTGCCGGTCTGGTTGCCATCACTCCGGCTGCTGGCACCGTGGGGCCGATGGGCGCGCTGATTATCGGTCTGGCCTCGGGCGTCATCTGTTTCTTCTGCGCCACCAGCCTGAAACGCAAGCTCGGTTACGACGATTCCCTGGACGCCTTTGGCGTGCATGGCGTTGGCGGCATCGTCGGTGCGCTCCTCACTGGTGTGTTCGCGGCCCCGGCACTGGGCGGCTTCGGTGAGGTGGACAACATCGCGCTGCAGCTGTGGATCCAGTTCAAGGGCGTGGTCTTCACCGTCGTGTACACCGCCATCGTCACCTTCGTGATTCTCAAGGTGATCGACATGGTGATGGGCCTGCGGGTCAGCGAAGAAGAAGAAACCATCGGCCTCGACCTCAGCCTGCACAACGAGCGCGGCTACAACCTGTAA